One window from the genome of Nicotiana sylvestris chromosome 9, ASM39365v2, whole genome shotgun sequence encodes:
- the LOC104239636 gene encoding protein MALE DISCOVERER 2-like translates to MVLQAMRGRWNIYGIKLLSYFSILILLLEVHGCCALNSEGLALLEFKLKVDSDPNGVLENWNADDCDPCMWCGVECLDGKVKTLNLHGGSLEGILASELGNLTHLRSLVLSGNHFFGAIPKEFGRLNRLEVLDLSDNNLSGTIPAEIGDLQSLRILLIRNNKFEESVPLEIGKLHLVSELQYDENLTSGFASGTRCIRKFRHCIWHGSMRPFKTINSFIEPIKGTLFRYLSFFQLQSPGEGFLDDHKEEIARRKLGEQSSNLAAAPANIKGPLGPVIQMPSSRSSGSFRAVPNTDGTTPTNLPFSPPQHESQDRLNPEGQPMSAFKQPTNSQAPPPEKSESPWKYVVGILGGVFLLILAVSVFLICRSRAARTIGPWKTGLSGQLQKAFVTGVPKLNRSELETACEDFSNIITSGNSYIVHKGTLSSGVEIAVISTTISSVKDWSVHSETAFRKKIDTFSRVNHKNFVNLIGYCEEDEPFTRMMVFEYAPNGTLFEHLHVEEADHLDWSARMRTIMGTAYCLQYMHDLNPPVPHSNLNSKAIFLTDDYAAKITETDFWSELTAKSKSSSDDLENSELPPLADPEMNVYSFGILLLEIISGKSPYSEEKESLLNWAAKYRHDKQNIISLVDPTLKSFKNNELMVICEVIEQCLQEDPRKRPTIGEVIAKLREAIDVSPNAAVPRLSPLWWAELELLSSEAA, encoded by the exons ATGGTTTTGCAAGCAATGAGGGGTAGATGGAACATTTATGGAATCAAGTTGTTGTCTTATTTCTccattttgattcttcttttggAGGTTCATGGATGTTGTGCTCTCAATTCTGAAG GATTGGCATTGTTGGAATTCAAATTGAAAGTTGATTCTGATCCAAATGGAGTTCTTGAAAACTGGAATGCTGATGACTGCGACCCGTGCATGTGGTGTGGTGTCGAGTGTTTGGATGGTAAAGTGAAAACGCT AAATCTCCATGGAGGTTCTTTGGAAGGAATACTGGCATCGGAGCTTGGAAATCTTACTCACTTGAGATCGCT CGTGCTCTCAGGAAACCATTTCTTTGGTGCTATTCCTAAAGAATTTGGACGACTCAATAGGCTTGAAGTACTTGACTTGAGCGATAATAATTTGAGTGGAACAATTCCAGCAGAAATAGGAGACTTACAATCACTAAGAATCTT GTTGATTCGTAACAACAAATTTGAAGAGAGTGTTCCTTTGGAAATTGGGAAGCTTCATTTAGTCTCGGAATTGCAATATGATGAGAATCTCACTTCTGGTTTTGCTTCCGGAACTCGTTGCATTAGAAAATTTCGGCATTG CATTTGGCATGGCAGCATGAGACCATTCAAGACGATAAATTCCTTTATCGAACCGATAAAAGGAACACTTTTCCGTTACCTCAGTTTCTTCCAATT GCAATCCCCTGGAGAGGGCTTTTTGGATGACCATAAAGAGGAGATTGCACGACGTAAGTTAGGTGAACAATCCAGTAATCTTGCTGCTGCTCCTGCTAATATTAAAGGACCATTGGGTCCTGTTATTCAAATGCCGAGTAGTAGAAGTAGTGGTTCATTTCGCGCGGTGCCAAATACCGATGGAACAACTCCTACAAACTTACCTTTCTCACCTCCACAGCATGAGTCTCAAGACAGATTAAATCCCGAGGGACAGCCTATGAGTGCTTTTAAACAACCAACTAATAGTCAAGCTCCACCTCCCGAAAAATCTGAAAGTCCTTGGAAGTATGTAGTTGGGATTTTAGGTGGAGTATTTTTGCTCATTCTTGCCGTATCTGTGTTCTTAATCTGCCGAAGCAGAGCAGCTAGAACGATTGGTCCTTGGAAAACTGGATTGAGTGGACAGCTACAAAAAGCATTTGTTACAG GGGTACCAAAACTAAACAGGTCCGAGCTCGAAACAGCATGCGAGGATTTTAGCAACATTATTACAAGCGGTAATTCATATATAGTACACAAAGGAACACTATCCAGCGGAGTGGAGATCGCCGTTATCTCAACTACAATAAGTTCTGTCAAAGATTGGTCCGTCCACTCAGAAACAGCCTTCAGGAAGAAA ATTGATACATTTTCAAGAGTGAACCACAAGAATTTTGTTAATCTTATTGGATATTGCGAGGAGGATGAACCTTTCACTCGGATGATGGTCTTTGAGTATGCTCCTAACGGAACTCTTTTCGAACATCTTCATG TTGAAGAAGCCGATCATCTTGACTGGTCTGCAAGAATGAGGACGATCATGGGTACAGCGTATTGTCTTCAGTACATGCATGATTTGAACCCGCCCGTGCCACATTCCAACTTGAATTCAAAGGCCATATTTTTGACCGACGATTATGCTGCTAAG ATTACAGAAACTGATTTCTGGTCAGAACTAACAGCCAAGTCAAAGTCCTCTAGTGATGATTTAGAGAACTCTGAGCTGCCGCCGCTTGCTGATCCCGAAATGAATGTCTATAGTTTTGGGATTCTTTTACTAGAAATTATTTCTGGAAAATCGCCTTATTCAGAAGAAAAGGAGTCGCTTCTGAACTGG GCGGCGAAATATCGTCATGATAAGCAGAATATCATCTCATTGGTGGATCCAACATTGAAATCTTTCAAGAATAATGAGCTTATGGTTATTTGTGAGGTAATTGAACAATGCCTACAAGAAGATCCAAGGAAAAGACCAACTATAGGAGAAGTCATTGCAAAACTAAGGGAAGCAATTGATGTATCACCAAATGCTGCAGTTCCAAGACTTTCTCCTCTCTGGTGGGCTGAACTTGAGTTATTGTCAAGTGAGGCAGCTTAA